The Calditrichota bacterium genome includes the window AAAAAAGATTACTTCTTTGTTTGGGTTAATGGCGACAATGCCATCCTGTACAGAAGATAAAACGGTATTTAAATTATTTTTATCTCTCTCCAGCTTGGACAAATTATCAGACAGTTTTGCCGCCATATCATTCAAGGTTTGGCCTAAAACACTTAATTCATCTCTTTGACTAAACTCAGTGCGGGTATCAAAATCGCCATGGGAAATCTTGTCTGCTTTTCCGATAATCTTATAAAGCTTGCGATTTATATTCGACGAAAAAATTATTACAATAAATGAGGAAATAAGCAGTACAAGCAGTCCTGCAATAAAAAAATAATTACGGGTGATACTTAACAAACTATCAACATCATCTGTATTTATCGCTAAACGTAAAAAACCAATTTGAACATTTTTGGTAGAAAGGGCTTTTGCCATATATAACAAGTTCTGCCCTAATGTAGAGCTCTCTCTAATATTAGACCCAAATTCAATTTCAAGAGATTGTTGAATTTCAACTCGAAGTAAGTGATTATCTAAATTTGATAATTGATTTGTCGGAACTTCTGAATCAGCTACAACTACCCCACTCGCATCGATTATTGTAACCCGGCATTTGAACAGTTTGGCCCATTTATTTGCTGACTTTTTAAGATAGACCTGGTCATTTTGAAGTACCTTATTCAAATCAATGGACTGCTCTGCCAGTTTGATATAGTTTTGTAAATCTGAGTTAAAGCGACCATATAAAAAAGAGTAAAAATGCTGATACAAAAAATATCCAACAATGGAAGAACTAAATAAAATAGAGATTATCAGAATGGCGAGTAAGCGTGAGCTAAGTTTATTTTTAAAAGGTATTTTCATTTCAGAGTGTGGCTAAAAAAGTTATTCAATATTCCAACGATAACCAACGCCTTTTACCGTCAGGATCAGATTATTTTTTTTATCGATTTTTTCACGCAGCCTTGTAATATGCACATCAACTGTTCGCGGATCACCATAATAATCATCACCCCAAATAGTATCTAAAAGCATTTGCCGCGATAACGCTTTACCTTCAGACTTTATAAGTAGTTTTAATAATTTGAATTGGATTGGAGTTAAATCTACCTGCTTTGATTTTCTAAAAACCTGGTGTGTGGCAAAGTTTATTTTAAGATCATTTTGTTTGAAGACATTAAACTCAGTTTTCTTAGTTCGTTTTAAAAGAACTTTTACACGTGCCAATAATTCTCTTGGGCTAAACGGTTTTGTTACATAATCATCTGCCCCGGCTTCAAAACCAATTATTTTATCTATTTCTTCGCCCCGGGCTGTTAGCATTATTATTGGTATTTCTGAGGTTGAATCATTACTACGAATATATTTACAGACCTCAAAGCCACTCATTCCGGGAAGATTTAAATCAAGAATAATAAGATCTGGAAGCAATTTGATTATCGCATCCAAGGCTTCTGCACCATCTATATGTGCAGTTGTTTTATACCCTTCACGATTCAGATTGTCGCGCAAGATTTCTGTAATATCGCTGTCATCTTCAACAATAAACAGATGGAAGTTTTTATTCATTTAATTCTTTATTTGTAATCTGTTTGCAATCTAAGAAAAAAATTTGATAAGCTACAACGTAAAAGTAATTATCAAAAAGCGATTCGAATTAATTTGATGCAGATATATTTTGTGAGGTTTGATGCAGACATTCATTAATAGTTGAAGTGAGGCTTAGCAGGTCGATTGGTTTTGAAAGAATATGACTAACATTTAGTTCTTTGCCCCTAATAAACTCAACCTGGTTTCCCCATCCGGAGATAATTATTATCGGGACATTGTTGTTTTTTTTACGAATAGATTCGATAACTTCCCAGCCACTCATTCCCGGTAAGCCAATATCTGTAATCAGCATACTAAATTTATCCTGCTGCCATTTTTCCAATCCTTTTTCACCATCTTCGACAAGGATTAGTTCAAAACCGGAATGACGCAAAGCATCAGCATAAAGCTCACGGATCAGCTCTTCATCCTCAATGAGTAGAATTTTCGCTTTTAAAGAATTGTTGCTGGCATTACAATCAGATAATGAGTTTTGCATATCTTAAGTGTCAGTTAAACAACTATTTATGAAGTAATATTTAATTTAAGGGAGGAGATTATATATTCGTTCAATCCCTAACAGGCGTTCAAGATAAGTACTGAATCATCTGTTTTCAATTATTGTTTGAATTTTTTTTAAATAATTTTCATAAAAAATATTATTTCAATAACCGGTTTACTTTTTCTTTTTAAAATTAAGACTTTCAGAGTTAATACAATACCTTAATCCAGAAGGTTGTGGGCCATCAGGAAAAACATGCCCCAAATGCCCACCGCATTTATTACACATAACCTCAACGCGCTGCATCCCATGACTTGAATCAGCACTTTCTTCAGTTGATTGTTCTGAAAAAGGTTTATAAAAACTTGGCCAACCACTTCCTGAGTCAAACTTGGTTTCGGATTGAAACAACTCGTTGCCACAACCTGCGCAGACATACATACCCTGGATTTTGTTATCAACATAATCACCACTGAATGGGCGTTCTGTTCCTTTCTCGCGCAAAATACGATATTGCTCTTCTGTAAGACTTTCGCGCCATTCTTCTTCTGTTTTTTTTATTTTTGCCATTGGTATTCTCCATAAATATGACAAGTGAGTAAGGTCGAATAATTTACTTGATCATAATGAGTTTAACCTCTTAGATCAATTGATTATTTGCTAATTCTTTAATATAATACAGGTGTACAATTAAACACCAATATTATGCAATCTTTAAAAACATTAAAAATTCTCTTTTTTGCAGACACTCATTTGGGTTTCGACTACCCTGTTCGCCCGAAAATAAAAAGACGGCGACGCGGATATGATTTTTTTGATAATTATTCCAGAATCCTAAAATATGCTTCATTAAGCAAACCTGATCTGATTATCCACGGAGGAGATTTTTTCTTCCGCAGTAAAGTGCCATCTAAAGTTGTAGATCTTGCCTACCAGCCTCTTTATGATTTTGCATGTTCCAACGCAATTCCAATTTATATAATCCCGGGAAACCACGAACGCTCTGTTTTACCGCAGTCAAAATTATTAAACCACCCGCTTATCAATATTTTTGATAAACCCAAAACCTATAAGCTTGAAATCCGCGACACGAAAATTCAGCTGAGCGGTTTTCCTTTTGTTCGGAAAATAGGTGAATGTTTTGGCGAAGTTTTAAAAAATTGTGCCTGGGAAAATCATAATTCAGGATTAAAACTTTTATGCATGCACCAGGCTATTGAAGGCGCCCAAGTCGGTCCTTCGGATTATACTTTCAAAATTGGCAGAGATGTAATTTCAAAAAAGGATTTACCAAAAAACGCCACAGCCGTTTTATCAGGACACATTCATCGCCGGCAAATTTTATATAAAAACGATATTCCGGTTATTTATCCGGGCTCCATCGAGCGCACATCATTTGCTGAGAAAAATGAAACAAAAGGATTTTATGAAATTCATTTTTCTCAAAACAAACTGCAAAACTGGTTTATTGATAAATATCATTTTTTGAGATTGCCATCACGCCCAATGAGTGATATTTTTCTTTCCCCGGAAAACAATCCGCAAAATTTAGAAGCTGCAATTCGGGCAAATATTAACTATCTTCCTCAGAATTCAATTATCCGTTTTAGAAGTAAAGTTATACCTGGCAGGGAGTTTAAAACTCTTTTTACCAGCACTTTTATCCGAAGTCTTTTGCCCGCTACTTTTAATTTTCAGTTTGGACGTGAATTTTACCCTGCCACAAGTTCAAAGTAATTCACTTTTGAAGTGCAGCCTTTCTACTGGATATAAATCTATAAAAGCCTTATAATGAAAAATATCGACTTAACGTTTTTTATTTCTTGCCGAATTAAAAATATCCTTTCCAAAGGCTGGCAAACTTCAGCCGTGAATATACATTTCCTTTGGATTCTCTTTTAAACGGCAGCAATTTTTGAAAAGCGAGGCCCAATGTCCGAATCTGATACGATCTTTTATAAATACCTGTTTATGTTTACCGATGGTCAAAAGGAAACATTTGAAATAACCCTTGACCAGAAAACACTCAAGTTTATCCCAAAAGAAGAATTGGAGCCGGCTCCGTGGACAAAACTTGAAGAAAACCAGTGTAAAAATTGTCCATTAAACAAAGAAGATTATCCGGATTGCCCGCTAGCACTAAACTTATCTAACGTGGTGCCACGCTTTTCCAGCCTACATTCTTACGACAATGTTCATGTGATGATTGAAACCAAAGAACGCACCTATTCAAAAAATACATCTTTGCAACAGGCTCTAAGCGCTATGTTGGGGATTTTTATGGTGACCAGCGATTGTCCGATAATGTCCAGCCTAAAACCAATGGTTCGTTTTCACCTGCCGTTTGCATCCGTAGAAGAAACAGTTTTCCGTTCTGTGGCAACGTATCTTCTTGGCCAATATTTTAAATATAAAAACGGAGAAGAAGCGGATTGGAACCTGAAAAATCTTATGGGAAACTATTCTGATATCCAATTACTAAACCAGGGCATGGCAACAAGAATGCGCGCCGTAGTTGATAAAGATGCTAATTTAAATGCGCTTGTGGTTTTGGATGTTTTTGCTAAAGAACTTCCTTTTTCCATACAAAAGAGCCTGGAAAACTTAGAATACCTTTTTATGGGTGATGAGCCACCAAAACTTTTATGATTGTAATATTTTAAGATTGAATTAATGAAAGATCAAAATCGTATTTTGTTTATCGATTATACAATCTTCAATAATTCGGTCTAATTTCATACTCGATAGGATCATCATAACCTGCTGTTTGAAAACCACGTAAACGAAGTGCACAACTGTCACAAATCCCGCAAGCCAAATCCAAACTTTTATAACAAGACCAGGAAAGCTTTAAAGGTGCATTTAGTTCGATCCCTTTTTTTATTATCTCACTTTTTTGCAGCTTAATAAGAGGAGTTTCAATTGTTATTTTTGTATCCGGTTTTGTTCCGATTGAAATAACTTTATTAAAAGCTTCATAAAAATCTGCCCGGCAGTCGGGATAACCGGATGAATCTTCTTCCACAGCCCCGATAAATATTTTCGAAGCGCCAATCACCTCTGCATAACTTGTGGCAATAGCCAAAATATTTGCATTTCTAAAAGGCACATAACTGCTGGGAATTTCTTCATTCTCAAGATCGGCGTCACTCACAGGAATAGAATCATCTGTCAAGCTGCTTCCACCTATCTCATTGAAAAACCGAGCATCTACAACCAGCCGTTTTTGCACTTTGTAAAAATCAGCAATATCGTTAAAAGCCTTTAGCTCGCGTGATTCAGTCTTTTGTCCATAGTTAAGGTGCAAAAAAGCCAGCTCATATTTCAAAGATGCTATCGCTGCAGAAACGCAACTATCCATCCCGCCTGATACGAGAACAACTGCAAGTTCTTTTCTATTCATTTTCGTTTTCAATCAATCCATCTTCGTCATATTCAACCACGATAGTAGAATTCATACCACCACGGGTACTAAATTCCCCGGTAACCGACATATATCGTGGTTTACAAGCCCCAACCAATTCATCCAAAATTTGATTAATTATAGCCTCATAAAAAATGCCTTTATCACGAAAAGCCAAAAAATAATATTTTAATGATTTTAGCTCGAGACAAAGTTTATTAGGCACATATTCGATGGTGATTACACCAAAATCTGGCAAACCCGTTTTTGGACAAACCGAGGTAAATTCTTCATTAACATGGGTAATGTAATAGTCACGGTCCGGGTATTTATTATCAAAAACTTCTATTTCCAAAATAACTCCTTGATGTTATGATTTTTATTTTTCATTCTATATTTTTATATCCATGCAAATATGTGGATAATTTAAACTCCCCTTTTGTCAGGTTGCCAAATATATTTATGCATTTGTAACTGCATTCGCACGCCAAGATCATCACGCAAAATCCATCCGGCCAATTCCTCTAAATCTATCTTTCCAAAAACAGGGGAAACCAACAAAGGGCATTTTTCCTTTAAACCATTTTTCAAGATTATCTCACACGCAAACTGATAGTCTTTTTCAGAACCAACGACAAATTTAATCTGATCATTTTCACTTATAAAATCGATATTTTGCCAATAATTTTTTTCTGACTCTCCGCTATCGGGACACTTGATATCAACAATACGCCTGACACGCTTATCCACACGACTAATATCCATATGTCCCCCGGTTTCCAACATAACATCAAAACCGTCATCACATAAGCGTTTCATAAAAGCATACACATTTTCCTGAAGCAAAGGTTCGCCACCGGTGACCTCAACCAGCTTACAATTATACTTTTTTACTTCTTTGATTATGTCATCAAAATCGCGCCAATCGCCTTCATGAAATGCATATTCTGTATCACAATAAGTACAGCGTAAATTACAATATGTCAGCCTTACAAAGACACAAGGAAGCCCGGCATAAGTTGATTCACCCTGGATGCTGTAAAAAATTTCATTTATTCGAAGCTTTCCTTCTTTGTTGCTAATTGTTTTCAAAATATTCCACCAGGTAATCTTCCGTTTCCCAGATAGTAATTTTTTCCAAAGTTACATTTTCGGGAAGAAGCTTTTTTATTTCTTCAAAAAAATAACGGGAAATATTTTCTGCCGTTGGATTTATTTTATCAAATGGAGCGAAGTCATTAAAATTATTATGATCAAAAGGACCGGCCACCTTCCATAAAATATCATCCAGATCTTTAAAATCTATTGCCAGGCCAACACTATCCAAAGTATCGGAAAGCACATCTATTTTAACGTTCCAGTTATGGCCATGCAGCCTGGAACAGGGTCCTTCATAATCGCGCAAAATGTGGGCTGCTGAAATCATTTTCTTGCTTGATAATCTAAACATCTGTTTTTAATCCAAAATAAAATTCATAGTAAAGTTGATTTATTTTTAAGGCGGGAAATATAGCGAAAATACATTGGCTGGGCAAAAATGAATTATGTTATTTTTTATTTACGAGATCATCGATTTGCTTGGAAACCTGTATAAAGTCATCGCAAATATAATCTGCTTCTGAAAGATGCTGATTCTGCAAAGTTGTTTTCACTGCAATCACCTTGCTGCCGGCTGATTTTGCAGCTCGAATTCCAAGCGGCGCATTTTCTATAACAATACATTGCTGTGGTTTGAACCCCAGTTTATCTGCACCGCTAATAAACGGCTCCGGGTGAGGCTTTCCATTTTTAACATCATCAATTGTAACAATAGCTTCAAAAAATCCATGAAGATGTTTAGTAATTACTTTTTCAACACGTTCCCTGTTTCCACCGGTTACCACTGCCATCGGAACTTTTTTATTCTTTAGCTTAACAAGCAAATCCAATAAAAAATCATAAAATTCAATTTTAACAGATTTGTAATAATGACGTACTTTTATTTCCAATAACTCAAGTGATTCCTGCTCATCAAGACCATATTTATTACCCAGTGCAGATGCAATTGTACCAACACCCTGGCCTTCCATTAAAAAGAATTCTTCCTTTTCAAAGGCAATTCCTTTTTCAGCAAATGCTCTACTCCAGGCATCATAATGTTGATGCATACTGTTAATAACAACGCCGTCAAAATCAAATAAAATGCCTTTGTAAATCATGAATTCATGTTCCCATATTTATTATAAAGTGAAATTTAAAAAGTAAATAGGCCAACCGAATCAGTAAAATCCTTTTTGGATATTTAATCCAGATGTCAAGTAGTGGTGGCAATCAATAGGTTAGATTTTTAGTTAAACTAATTCTTCCTGTTTGTTAAACACAATAATGCGGTCCCGCCCGGTTTCCTTGGCCTGGTATAAAGATTCGTCTGTTTGCTCAACTAAATTTTCAATTGATTTAGAATTGTCGGAGGAACAAACACCCGCACTAATTGTAACTTTAATAGGTTCGCTTTCTCCAATTTCAAAATCTGTATTACGGATAATTTCAAGTAGTCTAATTACGTACAATTCCATTTCCTGCAGTGTAGTTGCAGAAGAAAGTATTGCAAATTCTTCCCCGCCGTAACGAAAAGCAAAGTCAATCCCGGTCCTTTGGTTTGAGTTCATAATTTCGCCGACAGTTCTTAAGACAGCGTCTCCTGCGTTATGACCATAAGTATCATTAATTTTTTTAAAGAAATCCAAGTCCAACAAAGCCATACAAAAAGAAACATCTTTTTTTATACTATTTTCCCAAAACCTTTTCAAAACCGAATTAAAGGAGCGTCTGTTCAATAATTTTGTTAAAGAATCTGATGTCGCTTGCTCGCGGAATTTTTCGTTTTGTGATAGTAAATCTTCTGCGACTTCTGTTAAAACATCAAATTTTTCAAATGGCTTGTTAAGTTTGTTAAATCTGCGGGGAATTTTTCGGATAAAGATTGCCAGTTCTTTTTCATCTATAGGATAAGACAGAAGATAATCAATATGAGCGCGGTTTATTGCCTTTTTTAATATTTGCTGATCGAGAGGTTTTGTAAAAACTACACGCTGTGTAATGGAGTTAAACTCCATCATTGAGCGCATAAAATTAATTGCACTCAAATCTTTATTGTCTATGGCACCAAATACTGCAATAATTTCTTTATTGAAAATCTCACTTCTTACTTCAGTAAAAAAACGACCTTCAATAATTTTATACTCTTTTCCCAGATAATTTTTAAGAATGTCTAAATCAAAATCAGAATTGTGAATTACTATATATTTT containing:
- a CDS encoding diguanylate cyclase — its product is MSYNEKYIVIHNSDFDLDILKNYLGKEYKIIEGRFFTEVRSEIFNKEIIAVFGAIDNKDLSAINFMRSMMEFNSITQRVVFTKPLDQQILKKAINRAHIDYLLSYPIDEKELAIFIRKIPRRFNKLNKPFEKFDVLTEVAEDLLSQNEKFREQATSDSLTKLLNRRSFNSVLKRFWENSIKKDVSFCMALLDLDFFKKINDTYGHNAGDAVLRTVGEIMNSNQRTGIDFAFRYGGEEFAILSSATTLQEMELYVIRLLEIIRNTDFEIGESEPIKVTISAGVCSSDNSKSIENLVEQTDESLYQAKETGRDRIIVFNKQEELV
- a CDS encoding DNA repair exonuclease, producing the protein MQSLKTLKILFFADTHLGFDYPVRPKIKRRRRGYDFFDNYSRILKYASLSKPDLIIHGGDFFFRSKVPSKVVDLAYQPLYDFACSNAIPIYIIPGNHERSVLPQSKLLNHPLINIFDKPKTYKLEIRDTKIQLSGFPFVRKIGECFGEVLKNCAWENHNSGLKLLCMHQAIEGAQVGPSDYTFKIGRDVISKKDLPKNATAVLSGHIHRRQILYKNDIPVIYPGSIERTSFAEKNETKGFYEIHFSQNKLQNWFIDKYHFLRLPSRPMSDIFLSPENNPQNLEAAIRANINYLPQNSIIRFRSKVIPGREFKTLFTSTFIRSLLPATFNFQFGREFYPATSSK
- a CDS encoding 6-carboxytetrahydropterin synthase, giving the protein MFRLSSKKMISAAHILRDYEGPCSRLHGHNWNVKIDVLSDTLDSVGLAIDFKDLDDILWKVAGPFDHNNFNDFAPFDKINPTAENISRYFFEEIKKLLPENVTLEKITIWETEDYLVEYFENN
- the msrB gene encoding peptide-methionine (R)-S-oxide reductase MsrB → MAKIKKTEEEWRESLTEEQYRILREKGTERPFSGDYVDNKIQGMYVCAGCGNELFQSETKFDSGSGWPSFYKPFSEQSTEESADSSHGMQRVEVMCNKCGGHLGHVFPDGPQPSGLRYCINSESLNFKKKK
- a CDS encoding HAD family phosphatase translates to MIYKGILFDFDGVVINSMHQHYDAWSRAFAEKGIAFEKEEFFLMEGQGVGTIASALGNKYGLDEQESLELLEIKVRHYYKSVKIEFYDFLLDLLVKLKNKKVPMAVVTGGNRERVEKVITKHLHGFFEAIVTIDDVKNGKPHPEPFISGADKLGFKPQQCIVIENAPLGIRAAKSAGSKVIAVKTTLQNQHLSEADYICDDFIQVSKQIDDLVNKK
- the queF gene encoding NADPH-dependent 7-cyano-7-deazaguanine reductase QueF, with the translated sequence MLEIEVFDNKYPDRDYYITHVNEEFTSVCPKTGLPDFGVITIEYVPNKLCLELKSLKYYFLAFRDKGIFYEAIINQILDELVGACKPRYMSVTGEFSTRGGMNSTIVVEYDEDGLIENENE
- a CDS encoding radical SAM protein, which produces MSNKEGKLRINEIFYSIQGESTYAGLPCVFVRLTYCNLRCTYCDTEYAFHEGDWRDFDDIIKEVKKYNCKLVEVTGGEPLLQENVYAFMKRLCDDGFDVMLETGGHMDISRVDKRVRRIVDIKCPDSGESEKNYWQNIDFISENDQIKFVVGSEKDYQFACEIILKNGLKEKCPLLVSPVFGKIDLEELAGWILRDDLGVRMQLQMHKYIWQPDKRGV
- a CDS encoding response regulator, whose amino-acid sequence is MQNSLSDCNASNNSLKAKILLIEDEELIRELYADALRHSGFELILVEDGEKGLEKWQQDKFSMLITDIGLPGMSGWEVIESIRKKNNNVPIIIISGWGNQVEFIRGKELNVSHILSKPIDLLSLTSTINECLHQTSQNISASN
- the queC gene encoding 7-cyano-7-deazaguanine synthase QueC produces the protein MNRKELAVVLVSGGMDSCVSAAIASLKYELAFLHLNYGQKTESRELKAFNDIADFYKVQKRLVVDARFFNEIGGSSLTDDSIPVSDADLENEEIPSSYVPFRNANILAIATSYAEVIGASKIFIGAVEEDSSGYPDCRADFYEAFNKVISIGTKPDTKITIETPLIKLQKSEIIKKGIELNAPLKLSWSCYKSLDLACGICDSCALRLRGFQTAGYDDPIEYEIRPNY
- a CDS encoding response regulator transcription factor codes for the protein MNKNFHLFIVEDDSDITEILRDNLNREGYKTTAHIDGAEALDAIIKLLPDLIILDLNLPGMSGFEVCKYIRSNDSTSEIPIIMLTARGEEIDKIIGFEAGADDYVTKPFSPRELLARVKVLLKRTKKTEFNVFKQNDLKINFATHQVFRKSKQVDLTPIQFKLLKLLIKSEGKALSRQMLLDTIWGDDYYGDPRTVDVHITRLREKIDKKNNLILTVKGVGYRWNIE